One segment of Aquimarina sp. BL5 DNA contains the following:
- a CDS encoding YqgE/AlgH family protein, with amino-acid sequence MISLQPGKGHLLIAEPSIIGDVSFNRSVVLLADHSDQGSIGFIMNKPLDYVLSDLVPEVEAEFKIYNGGPVEQDNLYFIHKIPDLIPNSVEISSGIYWGGDFSVVSELIAQNKITPNEIRFFLGYSGWDAEQLLQELEANSWVIVKNTYEKNIIGKSYNTFWKEKMIELGGDYLLWSNAPEDPSYN; translated from the coding sequence ATGATATCACTTCAACCTGGAAAAGGACATCTTCTAATTGCAGAGCCATCTATTATTGGTGATGTTTCCTTTAACCGTTCGGTTGTTCTTCTTGCGGATCACAGTGATCAAGGGTCTATTGGTTTTATTATGAATAAACCTCTAGATTATGTGTTATCTGATTTGGTTCCAGAAGTAGAAGCTGAATTTAAAATCTACAATGGTGGACCTGTAGAACAGGATAACTTATATTTTATTCATAAAATTCCTGATTTAATACCCAATAGCGTAGAAATATCCTCTGGAATTTATTGGGGTGGAGATTTTTCTGTTGTATCAGAATTAATCGCCCAAAATAAAATTACTCCAAATGAAATTCGCTTTTTTCTGGGGTATTCTGGATGGGACGCAGAACAATTACTCCAAGAATTAGAGGCTAATTCATGGGTGATTGTAAAAAACACCTATGAAAAAAATATTATTGGAAAATCCTATAATACATTTTGGAAAGAAAAAATGATAGAATTAGGTGGAGACTACCTATTATGGTCTAATGCTCCAGAAGATCCTAGTTATAACTAA
- a CDS encoding helix-turn-helix domain-containing protein — MESLHSNYVKRTQKDYSLSFKLQVVQEIEQGLLTRTQALDKYGIQARSTIRTWLKKYGKFDYDFSVNRSMSKTPEQRILELEQQVKLLEKQKARAEFLAERADKKAIIFDMMIDIAEEEFNIPIRKKHVPELSKNIAKKNKKA; from the coding sequence ATGGAGTCATTACATTCAAATTATGTAAAGCGTACACAGAAGGATTACAGTTTATCCTTTAAGCTACAAGTTGTTCAAGAGATTGAACAAGGCTTATTAACAAGAACTCAAGCTTTGGATAAGTATGGTATTCAAGCAAGATCTACGATTCGCACTTGGTTAAAAAAATATGGTAAATTTGATTATGATTTTAGTGTAAATAGATCCATGTCCAAAACACCTGAACAACGTATTTTAGAATTAGAACAGCAAGTCAAGCTTTTAGAGAAACAAAAAGCAAGAGCTGAATTTTTAGCAGAGCGTGCGGATAAGAAAGCAATTATATTTGATATGATGATTGATATCGCCGAAGAGGAATTTAATATTCCGATCAGAAAAAAGCACGTACCCGAGTTATCGAAAAATATAGCCAAGAAAAACAAGAAAGCATAA
- a CDS encoding GIY-YIG nuclease family protein, whose amino-acid sequence MKEFVVYILYSEKYDKSYTGYTSDLISRFRSHNQLATKGFTIRYRPWKVVYLEVVETQKEALVREKFLKSGKGREWVKDKLIK is encoded by the coding sequence ATGAAGGAATTTGTAGTCTACATATTATATTCTGAAAAGTATGACAAAAGTTATACCGGATACACTTCTGATTTAATAAGTCGTTTCAGATCTCACAATCAATTAGCTACAAAAGGATTTACAATACGGTATAGACCTTGGAAGGTTGTCTATCTGGAGGTTGTTGAAACCCAAAAAGAAGCTTTAGTTAGAGAAAAGTTTTTGAAATCTGGCAAAGGGAGAGAATGGGTCAAAGATAAATTGATCAAATAA
- a CDS encoding START-like domain-containing protein: MSEKIKYELEFVIQSSPQLLYQYISTPSGLSEWFSDNVNSRGEMFTFIWDDSEEEAKLLSKKSGERIKFRWMADDEEGDDYFFELRIQVDEITKDVSLMVTDFSDDDEMEESKMLWDNMISNLKHVLGST; encoded by the coding sequence ATGTCTGAAAAAATAAAATACGAACTTGAATTTGTAATACAATCCTCTCCACAGCTATTATATCAGTATATTTCTACGCCTTCAGGGCTTTCTGAGTGGTTTTCTGATAATGTAAATTCGCGAGGAGAAATGTTTACATTCATTTGGGATGATAGTGAAGAGGAAGCAAAACTTCTAAGTAAAAAAAGTGGAGAAAGAATTAAGTTCAGATGGATGGCTGATGATGAAGAAGGTGATGATTATTTTTTCGAACTGCGTATACAAGTTGATGAAATTACTAAAGACGTTTCTTTGATGGTTACCGATTTTTCTGATGATGATGAGATGGAAGAAAGTAAAATGCTATGGGATAATATGATAAGCAATTTGAAACATGTTTTAGGTTCTACATGA
- a CDS encoding HU family DNA-binding protein has translation MNKTELIDAMAADAGITKAAAKKALESFLGNVEGSLKKGDRVSLVGFGSWSVSKRAAREGRNPQTGKTIKIAAKNVVKFKAGADLSSSVN, from the coding sequence ATGAACAAAACAGAATTAATCGATGCAATGGCAGCTGACGCTGGAATTACAAAAGCAGCAGCAAAGAAAGCTTTAGAATCTTTCTTAGGAAATGTTGAAGGTTCTCTTAAAAAAGGAGATCGTGTTTCTTTAGTAGGATTTGGTTCTTGGTCAGTTTCTAAAAGAGCTGCAAGAGAAGGTAGAAACCCTCAAACAGGTAAAACTATCAAGATTGCTGCTAAAAACGTTGTAAAGTTCAAAGCTGGTGCAGATTTATCTAGTTCAGTTAACTAA
- a CDS encoding aminotransferase class IV gives MININGNLLTDNEATLSITNRGYAYGDALFETIRVNSGTILFWEDHYFRLMASMRILRMEIPMNFTPEFLQQEILDLIEKNGLTNSSVRVKIMVNRQEGGLYTPTVNSIDYSISVKPLTTKFYTLSDDLYEITLFKDHYVAADLLSTLKSNNKLVNILGGIFAKENGFENCLLLNANKMVIEALNGNLFLIKGNKIKTPPVSDGCLKGVLRTQLLRILEKLPEYEIEEASISPFELQKADELFITNVITGIQPISKFRKKEYESEVTRRLLGILNARIRIGD, from the coding sequence ATGATCAATATTAACGGAAATTTATTAACTGATAATGAAGCTACATTATCAATTACTAATAGAGGATATGCATACGGAGATGCATTATTTGAGACAATACGAGTAAATTCTGGAACTATTCTTTTTTGGGAGGATCATTATTTTAGATTAATGGCTTCTATGAGAATTTTGAGAATGGAAATTCCTATGAATTTTACACCAGAGTTTTTACAACAAGAAATTCTAGATCTTATTGAGAAAAATGGCTTAACAAATTCTTCTGTTAGGGTGAAAATTATGGTAAATCGTCAAGAAGGTGGGCTATATACTCCAACGGTTAATAGTATTGATTATAGCATTTCAGTAAAGCCATTAACTACTAAGTTTTACACTCTTTCTGATGATTTATACGAAATAACTTTATTTAAGGATCATTATGTGGCTGCGGATCTTCTTTCTACATTAAAATCTAATAATAAGTTAGTGAATATATTAGGAGGAATTTTTGCAAAAGAAAATGGATTTGAAAACTGTTTGTTATTGAATGCTAATAAAATGGTAATCGAAGCATTGAATGGTAATTTGTTTTTGATTAAAGGAAACAAAATAAAGACACCGCCAGTATCTGATGGTTGTTTAAAAGGAGTTTTAAGAACTCAGTTATTAAGAATCCTTGAAAAATTACCTGAATATGAAATAGAAGAAGCTTCTATTTCTCCATTCGAGTTACAGAAAGCAGATGAATTATTCATAACAAATGTAATAACTGGAATACAGCCGATTTCCAAGTTTAGGAAAAAAGAATACGAATCCGAAGTGACACGAAGATTGTTAGGAATATTGAATGCAAGGATTCGAATAGGGGATTAG
- a CDS encoding GIY-YIG nuclease family protein has protein sequence MKEFVVYILYSEKYDKSYTGYTSDLISRFRSHNQLATKGFTIRYRPWKVVYLEVVETKKEALVREKFLKSGKGREWVKDKLIK, from the coding sequence ATGAAGGAATTTGTAGTCTACATATTATATTCTGAAAAGTATGACAAAAGTTATACCGGATACACTTCTGATTTAATAAGTCGTTTCAGATCTCACAATCAATTAGCTACAAAAGGATTTACAATACGGTATAGACCTTGGAAGGTTGTCTATCTGGAGGTTGTTGAAACCAAAAAAGAAGCTTTAGTTAGAGAAAAGTTTTTGAAATCTGGCAAAGGGAGAGAATGGGTCAAAGATAAATTGATCAAATAA
- the hisS gene encoding histidine--tRNA ligase: MAQKPSIPKGTRDFSPIEVAKRSYIMNTIKEQFQLFGFHPIETPSFENSDTLMGKYGEEGDRLIFKILNSGDYLSKVDDALYASKESAKMTSKISEKALRYDLTVPFARYVVQHQNEIDFPFKRYQIQPVWRADRPQKGRFREFYQCDADVVGSKSLWQEVDFIQLYDKVFSILGLDGVTIKMNNRKILSGIAEVIGASDKLIDFTVALDKLDKIGEDGVKKEMLAKGISESAIDKVKPLFNFNGTTSEKIDKLRELLVSSEEGMKGVEELEFIIDTINEIPLDKTSLDLDVTLARGLNYYTGAIFEVSAPEGVKMGSIGGGGRYDDLTGIFGLKDVSGVGVSFGLDRIYLVLEELGLFPETVAPSTKALFINFGEKEALYCLKAIQQLRSNGTIAELYPDSAKMNKQMKYANKRAIPFVILAGDSEIEDNGFTVKNMDTGTQETMNLEELKVLLR, from the coding sequence ATGGCACAAAAACCATCCATACCAAAAGGAACACGAGACTTTTCTCCGATAGAAGTAGCAAAGAGAAGTTATATAATGAATACAATTAAAGAACAATTTCAGTTGTTTGGTTTTCATCCTATAGAAACTCCAAGTTTCGAGAATAGCGATACCTTAATGGGGAAGTATGGAGAAGAAGGAGATCGATTGATTTTTAAGATACTGAATAGTGGGGATTATCTTAGTAAAGTGGATGATGCTTTGTATGCTAGTAAAGAAAGTGCGAAGATGACTTCTAAGATAAGTGAAAAAGCACTTCGATATGATTTAACCGTTCCTTTTGCACGATATGTTGTGCAGCATCAAAATGAAATTGACTTTCCGTTTAAACGATACCAGATACAACCAGTATGGCGGGCGGATCGTCCGCAAAAAGGCAGATTTAGAGAATTCTATCAATGTGATGCGGATGTAGTAGGAAGTAAATCTTTATGGCAAGAAGTTGATTTTATTCAGCTGTATGATAAAGTTTTTAGTATATTAGGTTTGGATGGAGTCACCATTAAAATGAATAACCGTAAAATTCTTTCTGGTATTGCAGAAGTGATTGGAGCTAGTGATAAGTTGATTGATTTTACTGTTGCTTTGGATAAGCTTGATAAAATCGGTGAAGATGGAGTTAAGAAAGAAATGTTAGCTAAAGGGATTTCTGAATCGGCAATTGATAAAGTAAAACCACTTTTTAATTTTAACGGGACTACTTCTGAAAAAATAGATAAATTAAGAGAATTGTTGGTTTCTTCTGAAGAAGGAATGAAAGGTGTTGAAGAGTTAGAATTCATTATAGATACTATTAATGAAATTCCTTTGGATAAGACTTCCCTCGATTTAGATGTTACATTAGCTAGAGGTTTAAATTATTATACTGGCGCGATTTTTGAGGTTTCTGCTCCAGAAGGAGTGAAGATGGGTTCTATTGGTGGTGGTGGACGTTACGATGATCTTACGGGAATTTTTGGGTTAAAAGATGTGAGTGGTGTTGGTGTTTCTTTTGGATTAGATAGAATATATCTGGTGTTAGAAGAATTGGGGTTGTTTCCGGAAACGGTGGCTCCATCTACAAAAGCATTATTTATTAATTTTGGAGAAAAAGAAGCATTATATTGTTTAAAAGCGATACAGCAACTTAGGAGTAATGGTACGATTGCAGAACTATACCCTGACAGTGCTAAAATGAATAAGCAGATGAAGTATGCCAATAAAAGAGCGATTCCTTTCGTTATTCTTGCGGGTGATTCTGAAATAGAAGACAATGGTTTCACTGTGAAAAATATGGACACGGGCACTCAAGAAACAATGAATTTGGAAGAATTAAAAGTACTCTTGCGTTAG
- the fmt gene encoding methionyl-tRNA formyltransferase encodes MRDLRILFMGTPDFAVETLKTIIENNYNVVGVITAPDRPAGRGRKLRASAVKEYAISKNLPILQPTNLKDEAFIEELKELRANLNIVVAFRMLPKVVWDMPKYGTFNLHASLLPDYRGAAPINWAIINGEQKTGITTFFIDEKIDTGHIILQKEIKIQDKDTAGILHDKLMVEGALLVIDTIKVIENKTVTTKEQPKEGELKTAYKLHRDNTKINWNDDIHSIYNLIRGLSPYPASWCSLYNKGEEISIKVYNAEMENQDHNFDIGKVIVEGSTIKVAVKNGYVILNKIQLPGKKAMDAKALLNGYTFYKDAKMG; translated from the coding sequence GTACTCCGGATTTTGCCGTAGAAACCCTAAAGACAATTATAGAAAACAATTATAATGTAGTAGGTGTTATTACTGCTCCAGATAGACCAGCAGGAAGAGGTAGAAAACTAAGAGCATCTGCGGTTAAAGAATACGCAATATCCAAAAACCTACCTATACTGCAACCTACAAACCTAAAGGACGAAGCTTTCATCGAAGAACTAAAAGAGTTACGAGCTAATCTAAATATTGTTGTCGCATTTAGAATGTTACCTAAAGTAGTTTGGGATATGCCTAAATACGGAACCTTTAACCTACACGCATCATTACTCCCAGATTACAGAGGTGCTGCGCCAATTAACTGGGCCATTATTAATGGAGAACAAAAAACTGGTATTACTACTTTCTTCATTGATGAAAAAATAGACACAGGTCATATCATTCTTCAGAAGGAAATAAAAATACAGGATAAAGATACGGCAGGTATCCTTCATGATAAATTAATGGTAGAAGGAGCATTATTGGTTATTGATACTATTAAGGTAATAGAAAATAAAACGGTAACTACTAAAGAGCAACCTAAAGAAGGAGAACTAAAAACCGCTTATAAACTGCATCGTGATAATACCAAAATAAATTGGAATGACGATATACATTCTATTTATAATCTTATAAGAGGTTTAAGCCCATATCCAGCTTCTTGGTGTTCTCTATATAATAAAGGAGAAGAGATCTCAATAAAAGTGTATAATGCGGAAATGGAGAATCAGGACCATAATTTTGATATTGGAAAGGTCATAGTTGAAGGCTCTACGATTAAGGTGGCTGTCAAAAATGGATATGTTATTCTCAATAAAATCCAACTTCCGGGGAAAAAAGCTATGGATGCTAAAGCACTACTTAATGGGTATACCTTTTATAAAGACGCAAAAATGGGCTGA
- a CDS encoding GIY-YIG nuclease family protein — translation MKEFVVYILYSEKYDKSYTGYTSDLISLFRSHNQLATKGFTIRYRPWKVVYLEFLKTKKEALVREKFLKSGKGREWGKDKLIK, via the coding sequence ATGAAGGAATTTGTAGTCTACATATTATATTCTGAAAAGTATGACAAAAGTTATACCGGATACACTTCTGATTTAATAAGTCTTTTTAGATCTCACAATCAATTAGCGACAAAAGGATTTACAATACGGTATAGACCTTGGAAAGTGGTCTATCTGGAGTTTCTTAAAACTAAAAAAGAAGCATTAGTTAGAGAAAAGTTTTTGAAATCTGGCAAAGGAAGAGAATGGGGCAAAGATAAATTGATCAAATAA
- a CDS encoding IS3 family transposase: MEKYSQEKQESITATCDLLGVNRQVYYRAIRSYQDKQKLSKKVIDLVNTIRISMPRIGTRKLFHLLKSQLKVIGVGRDKLFKILKANNLLILPKKNYHVTTDSHHRFRKHKNRIKDVEFIRPEQVWVSDITYIGNRENPCYLALITDAYSKKIMGYNVSNSLSVKGSLTALDMAISNRDYNEKPIIHHSDRGLQYCSNEYQKTLNINNISPSMTEKYDPYENAIAERINGILKQEFAIDKYDTSMQIKTKLVQNAIRIYNQIRPHLSNSMLTPDQMHQQNKLKRKSYKKQKVAN, encoded by the coding sequence ATCGAAAAATATAGCCAAGAAAAACAAGAAAGCATAACTGCTACCTGTGATTTACTCGGGGTGAATAGACAGGTGTATTATAGAGCTATTCGGTCTTATCAAGACAAACAAAAACTAAGTAAAAAGGTAATTGATTTAGTAAATACCATTCGCATATCAATGCCTAGAATCGGTACAAGAAAATTATTTCATCTTTTAAAATCTCAACTCAAAGTAATCGGAGTTGGTCGCGATAAGCTATTTAAAATACTAAAGGCTAATAACTTGTTGATTTTACCTAAAAAGAACTATCATGTAACTACGGATTCTCATCATAGATTTAGAAAACATAAAAATCGAATAAAAGATGTTGAATTTATCAGACCAGAACAAGTATGGGTCAGTGATATAACTTATATAGGAAATAGGGAAAATCCATGTTATTTGGCTTTAATCACGGATGCTTATTCTAAAAAAATAATGGGATATAATGTATCAAATAGTCTAAGTGTAAAAGGATCTTTAACAGCTTTAGATATGGCTATTTCTAATAGAGATTATAATGAAAAACCTATAATTCATCATTCCGATAGAGGATTACAGTATTGTTCCAATGAATATCAAAAAACATTAAACATCAATAATATTAGCCCTAGTATGACTGAAAAATATGACCCTTACGAAAATGCCATAGCAGAAAGAATTAATGGAATTCTTAAACAAGAATTTGCTATTGACAAGTATGATACTTCAATGCAAATCAAAACCAAACTGGTTCAAAATGCAATCCGCATTTATAATCAGATAAGACCTCATTTATCTAATTCAATGTTAACACCTGATCAAATGCATCAACAAAATAAATTAAAAAGAAAAAGCTACAAAAAACAAAAGGTAGCAAATTAA
- a CDS encoding GIY-YIG nuclease family protein has protein sequence MKEFVVYILYSEKYDKSYTGYTSDLISRFRSHNQLATKGFTIRYRPWKVVYLEVVETKKEALVREKFLKSGKGREWVKDKLIK, from the coding sequence ATGAAGGAATTTGTAGTCTACATATTATATTCTGAAAAGTATGACAAAAGTTATACCGGATACACTTCTGATTTAATAAGTCGTTTCAGATCTCACAATCAATTAGCGACAAAAGGATTTACAATACGATATAGACCTTGGAAGGTTGTCTATCTGGAGGTTGTTGAAACCAAAAAAGAAGCATTAGTTAGAGAAAAGTTTTTGAAATCTGGCAAAGGGAGAGAATGGGTCAAAGATAAATTGATCAAATAA